The region CTCATAGTTTTCAACTTGTTTGCGGAGAGTTCTATTCTCATTTCTTAAAAATTCAATTTCATCTTTCTGCTGATTAATAATTTTTTCCATCTCTTCGATTTTCTCTTTATTATGAGAATTTAGTTGTTTAAATTCCGTATTAGTTTTATCGAGATCATTTTTTTCTTCTAATAAAACAGCATATTTTTCTTTTATTTCATTGAAACTGGTTATAAGCTTCTGGATTTTCTCATCCAGACTTAGAATCTTTTTTTCCTGCATGATCACCTCATTTCGATATTGAATCGAGTTTGTAATTTTTTTATGATTTTTTGTATCAGTCCGTTTACAAATTCATCAGTTAATGTCTTTGTGTCGGAGCTTAAGATCAGATTAAAAGTTAAACTGCGATATCCGTTTTTAATACTTTTATCGGTATATTCATCAAAGACAATAACTTTTTTTATCAATTTCCGGTTAACCTTGAAAATTTCTTCTTTTATTTCCGCAAGTTTATACTCATTTGGAATAATAAAGGAAATATCTCGCAGAACCGGTGGATATTTTGGAATCGCATTAAATTCAGGATTTTTTTTCTTATGAAGGAAAAATATCTTATCGAGATTTATATCAAAAGCAAAGAC is a window of Candidatus Cloacimonadota bacterium DNA encoding:
- a CDS encoding phenylalanine--tRNA ligase subunit beta, whose amino-acid sequence is VFAFDINLDKIFFLHKKKNPEFNAIPKYPPVLRDISFIIPNEYKLAEIKEEIFKVNRKLIKKVIVFDEYTDKSIKNGYRSLTFNLILSSDTKTLTDEFVNGLIQKIIKKLQTRFNIEMR